From Saccopteryx leptura isolate mSacLep1 chromosome 3, mSacLep1_pri_phased_curated, whole genome shotgun sequence, one genomic window encodes:
- the FNBP1L gene encoding formin-binding protein 1-like isoform X3: MSWGTELWDQFDSLDKHTQWGIDFLERYAKFVKERIEIEQNYAKQLRNLVKKYCPKRSSKDEEPRFTSCVAFFNILNELNDYAGQREVVAEEMMHRVYGELMRYAHDLKTERKMHLQEGRKAQQYLDMCWKQMDNSKRKFERECREAEKAQQSYERLDNDTNATKADVEKAKQQLNLRTHMADENKNEYAAQLQNFNGEQHKHFYVVIPQIYKQLQEMDERRTIKLSECYRGFADSERKVIPIISKCLEGMILAAKSVDERRDSQMVVDSFKSGFEPPGDFPFEDYSQHIYRTISDGTISASRQEGGKVDAKTTVGKAKGKLWLFGKKPKPQSPPLTPTSLFTSSTPNGSQFLTFSIEPVHYCMNEIKTGKPRIPSFRSLKRGWSVKMGPALEDFSHLPPEQRRKRLQQRIDELNRELQKESDQKEALNKMKDVYEKNPQMGDPGSLQPKLAETMNNIDRLRMEIHKNEAWLSEVEGKTGGRGDRRHSSDINHLVTQGRESPEGSYTDDANQEVRGPPQQHGHHNEFDDEFEDDDPLPAIGHCKAIYPFDGHNEGTLAMKEGEVLYIIEEDKGDGWTRARRQNGEEGYVPTSYIDVTLEKNSKGAVTYI; encoded by the exons AAATTTGGTTAAGAAGTACTGTCCCAAACGTTCCTCCAAAGATGAAGAGCCAAG GTTTACCTCGTGTGTAGCCTTTTTTAACATCCTTAACGAGTTAAACGACTATGCAGGACAGCGGGAAGTAGTAGCAGAAGAAATGATGCACAGAGTTTATGGTGAATTAATGAGATATGCCCATGATCTGAAAACTGAAAGGAAAATG CATCTTCAAGAGGGACGAAAAGCTCAACAGTATCTTGACATGTGCTGGAAACAGATGGATAAT agtaaaagaaaatttgaaagagaATGTAGAGAGGCAGAAAAGGCACAGCAGAGTTACGAAAGACTGGACAATGATACTAATGCAACCAAGGCAGATGTTGAAAAG GCTAAACAGCAGTTGAATCTGCGTACACACATGgctgatgaaaataaaaatgagtatgcTGCACAATTACAGAACTTTAATGGGGAACAACACAAACATTTCTACGTAGTGATTCCTCAGATTTACaag CAACTACAAGAAATGGATGAACGAAGGACTATTAAACTCAGCGAGTGTTACAGAGGATTTGCAGACTCAGAACGCAAAGTTATTCCTATCATTTCAAAATGTTTGGAAGGAATGATTCTTGCAGCAAAATCAGTTGATGAAAGAAGA GACTCTCAAATGGTAGTAGATTCCTTCAAATCTGGATTTGAACCTCCAGGAGACTTTCCATTTGAAGATTACAGTCAGCATATTTATAGAACCATTTCTGATGGGACTATCAGTGCATCCAGACAGGAAGGTGGGAAGGTGGATGCCAAAACCACAGTTGGAAAGGCCAAGGGCAAGTTGTGGCTCTTTGGAAAGAAGCCAAAG CCACAGTCCCCACCCTTAACCCCTACTAGTTTATTCACATCCAGTACTCCTAATGGGTCCCAGTTTCTCACATTCTCCATTGAGCCCGTGCATTATtgtatgaatgaaataaaaacagggaAGCCCAGAATTCCTTCTTTCAGAAGCCTCAAAAGAGGG TGGTCGGTGAAGATG GGCCCAGCACTAGAAGATTTCAGTCATCTGCCACCAGAACAGAGACGTAAAAGATTACAGCAGCGCATCGATGAACTTAACAGAGAACTACAAAAAGAATCAGACCAAAA agaagcactcaacaaaatgaaagatgtTTATGAGAAAAATCCACAAATGGGGGATCCAGGGAGTTTGCAGCCTAAATTAGCAGAGACCATGAATAATATCGACCGCCTGCGAATGGAAATTCACAAGAATGAG gCATGGCTCTCTGAAGTTGAAGGCAAAACAGgtgggagaggagacagaagacaTAGCAGTGACATAAATCATCTTGTAACACAGGGACGagaaag tccTGAGGGAAGTTACACTGATGATGCAAACCAAGAAGTCCGTGGGCCACCCCAACAACATGGTCACCACAATGAGTTTGATGATGAATTTGAAGATGACGATCCCTTGCCTGCTATTGGACACTGCAAAGCTATTTACCCTTTCGATg GACATAATGAAGGTACTCTGgcaatgaaagaaggtgaagttCTATACATCATCGAGGAGGACAAAGGTGATGGATGGACAAGAGCTCGGAGACAGAACGGTGAAGAAGGCTACGTTCCCACATCATACATAGATGTAACTCTAGAGAAAAACAGTAAAGGTGCAGTAACTTACATCTAA
- the FNBP1L gene encoding formin-binding protein 1-like isoform X2 — protein sequence MSWGTELWDQFDSLDKHTQWGIDFLERYAKFVKERIEIEQNYAKQLRNLVKKYCPKRSSKDEEPRFTSCVAFFNILNELNDYAGQREVVAEEMMHRVYGELMRYAHDLKTERKMHLQEGRKAQQYLDMCWKQMDNSKRKFERECREAEKAQQSYERLDNDTNATKADVEKAKQQLNLRTHMADENKNEYAAQLQNFNGEQHKHFYVVIPQIYKQLQEMDERRTIKLSECYRGFADSERKVIPIISKCLEGMILAAKSVDERRDSQMVVDSFKSGFEPPGDFPFEDYSQHIYRTISDGTISASRQEGGKVDAKTTVGKAKGKLWLFGKKPKGPALEDFSHLPPEQRRKRLQQRIDELNRELQKESDQKEALNKMKDVYEKNPQMGDPGSLQPKLAETMNNIDRLRMEIHKNEAWLSEVEGKTGGRGDRRHSSDINHLVTQGRESPEGSYTDDANQEVRGPPQQHGHHNEFDDEFEDDDPLPAIGHCKAIYPFDGHNEGTLAMKEGEVLYIIEEDKGDGWTRARRQNGEEGYVPTSYIDVTLEKNSKGS from the exons AAATTTGGTTAAGAAGTACTGTCCCAAACGTTCCTCCAAAGATGAAGAGCCAAG GTTTACCTCGTGTGTAGCCTTTTTTAACATCCTTAACGAGTTAAACGACTATGCAGGACAGCGGGAAGTAGTAGCAGAAGAAATGATGCACAGAGTTTATGGTGAATTAATGAGATATGCCCATGATCTGAAAACTGAAAGGAAAATG CATCTTCAAGAGGGACGAAAAGCTCAACAGTATCTTGACATGTGCTGGAAACAGATGGATAAT agtaaaagaaaatttgaaagagaATGTAGAGAGGCAGAAAAGGCACAGCAGAGTTACGAAAGACTGGACAATGATACTAATGCAACCAAGGCAGATGTTGAAAAG GCTAAACAGCAGTTGAATCTGCGTACACACATGgctgatgaaaataaaaatgagtatgcTGCACAATTACAGAACTTTAATGGGGAACAACACAAACATTTCTACGTAGTGATTCCTCAGATTTACaag CAACTACAAGAAATGGATGAACGAAGGACTATTAAACTCAGCGAGTGTTACAGAGGATTTGCAGACTCAGAACGCAAAGTTATTCCTATCATTTCAAAATGTTTGGAAGGAATGATTCTTGCAGCAAAATCAGTTGATGAAAGAAGA GACTCTCAAATGGTAGTAGATTCCTTCAAATCTGGATTTGAACCTCCAGGAGACTTTCCATTTGAAGATTACAGTCAGCATATTTATAGAACCATTTCTGATGGGACTATCAGTGCATCCAGACAGGAAGGTGGGAAGGTGGATGCCAAAACCACAGTTGGAAAGGCCAAGGGCAAGTTGTGGCTCTTTGGAAAGAAGCCAAAG GGCCCAGCACTAGAAGATTTCAGTCATCTGCCACCAGAACAGAGACGTAAAAGATTACAGCAGCGCATCGATGAACTTAACAGAGAACTACAAAAAGAATCAGACCAAAA agaagcactcaacaaaatgaaagatgtTTATGAGAAAAATCCACAAATGGGGGATCCAGGGAGTTTGCAGCCTAAATTAGCAGAGACCATGAATAATATCGACCGCCTGCGAATGGAAATTCACAAGAATGAG gCATGGCTCTCTGAAGTTGAAGGCAAAACAGgtgggagaggagacagaagacaTAGCAGTGACATAAATCATCTTGTAACACAGGGACGagaaag tccTGAGGGAAGTTACACTGATGATGCAAACCAAGAAGTCCGTGGGCCACCCCAACAACATGGTCACCACAATGAGTTTGATGATGAATTTGAAGATGACGATCCCTTGCCTGCTATTGGACACTGCAAAGCTATTTACCCTTTCGATg GACATAATGAAGGTACTCTGgcaatgaaagaaggtgaagttCTATACATCATCGAGGAGGACAAAGGTGATGGATGGACAAGAGCTCGGAGACAGAACGGTGAAGAAGGCTACGTTCCCACATCATACATAGATGTAACTCTAGAGAAAAACAGTAAAG GTTCCTGA
- the FNBP1L gene encoding formin-binding protein 1-like isoform X1: protein MSWGTELWDQFDSLDKHTQWGIDFLERYAKFVKERIEIEQNYAKQLRNLVKKYCPKRSSKDEEPRFTSCVAFFNILNELNDYAGQREVVAEEMMHRVYGELMRYAHDLKTERKMHLQEGRKAQQYLDMCWKQMDNSKRKFERECREAEKAQQSYERLDNDTNATKADVEKAKQQLNLRTHMADENKNEYAAQLQNFNGEQHKHFYVVIPQIYKQLQEMDERRTIKLSECYRGFADSERKVIPIISKCLEGMILAAKSVDERRDSQMVVDSFKSGFEPPGDFPFEDYSQHIYRTISDGTISASRQEGGKVDAKTTVGKAKGKLWLFGKKPKGPALEDFSHLPPEQRRKRLQQRIDELNRELQKESDQKEALNKMKDVYEKNPQMGDPGSLQPKLAETMNNIDRLRMEIHKNEAWLSEVEGKTGGRGDRRHSSDINHLVTQGRESPEGSYTDDANQEVRGPPQQHGHHNEFDDEFEDDDPLPAIGHCKAIYPFDGHNEGTLAMKEGEVLYIIEEDKGDGWTRARRQNGEEGYVPTSYIDVTLEKNSKGAVTYI from the exons AAATTTGGTTAAGAAGTACTGTCCCAAACGTTCCTCCAAAGATGAAGAGCCAAG GTTTACCTCGTGTGTAGCCTTTTTTAACATCCTTAACGAGTTAAACGACTATGCAGGACAGCGGGAAGTAGTAGCAGAAGAAATGATGCACAGAGTTTATGGTGAATTAATGAGATATGCCCATGATCTGAAAACTGAAAGGAAAATG CATCTTCAAGAGGGACGAAAAGCTCAACAGTATCTTGACATGTGCTGGAAACAGATGGATAAT agtaaaagaaaatttgaaagagaATGTAGAGAGGCAGAAAAGGCACAGCAGAGTTACGAAAGACTGGACAATGATACTAATGCAACCAAGGCAGATGTTGAAAAG GCTAAACAGCAGTTGAATCTGCGTACACACATGgctgatgaaaataaaaatgagtatgcTGCACAATTACAGAACTTTAATGGGGAACAACACAAACATTTCTACGTAGTGATTCCTCAGATTTACaag CAACTACAAGAAATGGATGAACGAAGGACTATTAAACTCAGCGAGTGTTACAGAGGATTTGCAGACTCAGAACGCAAAGTTATTCCTATCATTTCAAAATGTTTGGAAGGAATGATTCTTGCAGCAAAATCAGTTGATGAAAGAAGA GACTCTCAAATGGTAGTAGATTCCTTCAAATCTGGATTTGAACCTCCAGGAGACTTTCCATTTGAAGATTACAGTCAGCATATTTATAGAACCATTTCTGATGGGACTATCAGTGCATCCAGACAGGAAGGTGGGAAGGTGGATGCCAAAACCACAGTTGGAAAGGCCAAGGGCAAGTTGTGGCTCTTTGGAAAGAAGCCAAAG GGCCCAGCACTAGAAGATTTCAGTCATCTGCCACCAGAACAGAGACGTAAAAGATTACAGCAGCGCATCGATGAACTTAACAGAGAACTACAAAAAGAATCAGACCAAAA agaagcactcaacaaaatgaaagatgtTTATGAGAAAAATCCACAAATGGGGGATCCAGGGAGTTTGCAGCCTAAATTAGCAGAGACCATGAATAATATCGACCGCCTGCGAATGGAAATTCACAAGAATGAG gCATGGCTCTCTGAAGTTGAAGGCAAAACAGgtgggagaggagacagaagacaTAGCAGTGACATAAATCATCTTGTAACACAGGGACGagaaag tccTGAGGGAAGTTACACTGATGATGCAAACCAAGAAGTCCGTGGGCCACCCCAACAACATGGTCACCACAATGAGTTTGATGATGAATTTGAAGATGACGATCCCTTGCCTGCTATTGGACACTGCAAAGCTATTTACCCTTTCGATg GACATAATGAAGGTACTCTGgcaatgaaagaaggtgaagttCTATACATCATCGAGGAGGACAAAGGTGATGGATGGACAAGAGCTCGGAGACAGAACGGTGAAGAAGGCTACGTTCCCACATCATACATAGATGTAACTCTAGAGAAAAACAGTAAAGGTGCAGTAACTTACATCTAA